A stretch of the Methylacidiphilum caldifontis genome encodes the following:
- the amoB gene encoding bacterial ammonia monooxygenase, subunit AmoB gives MKKLNFETGMKKLVRVGAAFLLTGLMITPLSSLFAVQGMGAKSQEAFLRMRTVTFFDTRFSFTPSNRVKVGDEFTCTGKVMLMPTWPQEIPFSGISFFNFFVPGPQVLRKAIFVNEKYFQFNSVVLEKGGVYEYKMINQARTPGIWPVGPMVSMEEAGPFIGPEEYLTIEGSNAGFTNPVKTLLGNTIDLENYGEARMIMWTLLTSAIAVAWLIYWCSKPFTRRLGLVAAGRKEDLFSPMDRQVCFLFTIGTIVLVAAAAMITKAQYPITIPIQETKYYIKPLPPEPALIQAEVTDATYDVPGRTLSFHIQVKNVGDKPVVLKEFLTANVRFLNPDVPGNTWNENYPEVNGGPMKVTPSEPINPGETKTLEVSMQSAEWENQRLTMYHESTNRFGGLLFFSDTSGTRQVFAIADQIVIPKFGGAIGGGM, from the coding sequence GTGAAAAAGTTAAACTTCGAAACTGGGATGAAAAAGCTAGTCAGAGTAGGAGCTGCCTTTTTACTCACTGGGCTGATGATCACTCCTTTATCCTCACTTTTTGCTGTGCAAGGAATGGGGGCTAAATCTCAAGAAGCCTTCTTGAGAATGCGTACCGTAACCTTTTTCGATACCCGTTTTTCATTTACTCCGTCTAATAGAGTGAAAGTCGGGGATGAATTCACATGCACAGGAAAAGTGATGCTGATGCCAACATGGCCGCAGGAAATTCCTTTTTCAGGAATATCCTTCTTTAACTTCTTCGTTCCCGGGCCTCAAGTACTTCGAAAGGCGATATTTGTGAACGAGAAGTACTTCCAGTTCAACTCGGTGGTCCTGGAAAAAGGAGGGGTGTACGAATATAAAATGATTAATCAAGCTCGTACACCGGGAATATGGCCAGTTGGTCCCATGGTGAGCATGGAGGAAGCGGGGCCTTTCATCGGACCTGAAGAATACTTAACGATCGAAGGATCCAATGCAGGATTTACCAATCCTGTAAAGACCTTGTTAGGCAATACGATCGATCTTGAAAATTACGGTGAAGCCCGCATGATCATGTGGACGCTCCTAACATCGGCTATTGCTGTAGCATGGCTCATATATTGGTGCTCCAAGCCCTTTACAAGAAGACTAGGGCTTGTGGCAGCGGGTAGAAAAGAAGATCTGTTTAGCCCAATGGATAGACAGGTATGTTTTCTTTTTACCATTGGTACGATAGTCCTTGTAGCTGCTGCGGCAATGATAACTAAGGCTCAGTATCCTATAACCATTCCGATTCAGGAAACTAAGTATTATATCAAACCTTTGCCTCCTGAACCGGCCCTTATTCAAGCCGAAGTTACCGATGCTACCTATGACGTTCCCGGAAGAACCCTGTCATTCCATATCCAAGTCAAGAATGTTGGGGATAAACCTGTCGTTTTGAAAGAGTTTTTGACTGCAAACGTCAGGTTCTTAAACCCTGATGTTCCTGGAAATACATGGAATGAAAACTACCCTGAAGTCAACGGGGGTCCTATGAAAGTTACGCCCTCTGAACCCATTAATCCAGGTGAGACTAAAACACTTGAAGTTTCCATGCAGAGTGCAGAATGGGAAAATCAAAGACTCACGATGTATCATGAGTCGACGAACCGGTTTGGAGGACTTCTCTTCTTTTCGGATACTTCCGGAACTCGTCAGGTCTTTGCAATTGCTGACCAGATTGTCATTCCGAAATTCGGTGGGGCAATTGGTGGAGGAATGTAA
- a CDS encoding ABC transporter permease, whose protein sequence is MWNRVIGLIIKEILVFIRDPRTRFVLIVPPVVQMFVFGYAATFDLFRVSFCLYDENRTLSSREFISKFQGSPIFILKKEIFKDSLVREEIERKKALFVLHVDRRFDRDLLAGRSAKVQLIIDGRNSNTAAILSGYANQIIADFNADWIKKRAVGSLPSQISFRALYNPNLLSRWFIVPGLIAILTFVVSAMTIGLSIAREKEMGTFDQLLVTPLRPIEILVGKTVPGLIFAMGEATLILFAALFWFKVPFRGNVAILYLGLLFFLFAIIGIELAISSLSATQQQALFGVFFFLVPSIILSGFSTPIRNMPELIQYLTFLNPMRYFLVIIRGVFLEGRGLESLWDQFVPLFFIGLISMSFSWYLFKRRLY, encoded by the coding sequence ATGTGGAATCGTGTTATAGGGCTGATTATAAAAGAAATTCTTGTTTTTATAAGAGATCCAAGAACCCGATTTGTTTTAATCGTTCCACCGGTTGTCCAGATGTTTGTTTTTGGCTACGCGGCTACCTTTGACCTTTTTAGAGTTTCATTTTGCCTGTACGATGAAAACAGGACGTTGAGTTCAAGAGAGTTTATTTCAAAATTTCAGGGATCTCCTATATTCATTTTAAAGAAGGAAATTTTTAAGGACTCTTTGGTTAGAGAAGAAATTGAGAGGAAAAAAGCCCTTTTCGTTCTTCATGTAGATCGCCGGTTTGATCGTGATCTGTTAGCGGGCAGAAGTGCAAAAGTCCAACTGATCATAGACGGAAGAAATTCGAATACTGCAGCCATTCTTTCTGGATATGCCAATCAGATTATTGCTGATTTCAATGCGGATTGGATAAAAAAAAGGGCAGTCGGTTCTTTACCATCACAGATTTCTTTTCGAGCTCTTTACAATCCTAATCTCCTTTCTCGTTGGTTTATTGTTCCTGGACTTATCGCTATCTTAACCTTTGTTGTCTCGGCTATGACCATTGGCCTTTCCATCGCAAGGGAAAAAGAGATGGGAACATTCGATCAGCTTCTGGTTACACCCCTACGTCCTATAGAAATTCTTGTAGGCAAAACCGTACCGGGATTGATTTTTGCCATGGGAGAGGCGACCCTTATCTTATTTGCTGCTCTTTTCTGGTTCAAGGTTCCTTTTAGGGGCAACGTGGCTATCCTTTACTTGGGGCTTCTTTTTTTTCTTTTTGCCATCATTGGCATTGAACTGGCTATATCTTCGCTTTCCGCAACTCAGCAGCAGGCTTTGTTTGGAGTCTTTTTCTTTTTAGTCCCCTCGATTATCCTCTCTGGTTTTTCCACGCCCATTCGAAATATGCCCGAGCTTATCCAGTACCTGACTTTTCTTAATCCGATGCGCTATTTTCTGGTCATCATTCGAGGTGTTTTTCTGGAGGGTAGAGGGCTAGAGAGCCTGTGGGATCAATTTGTTCCGTTATTTTTCATTGGATTGATCAGCATGAGTTTTAGCTGGTATCTGTTTAAAAGAAGACTCTACTAG
- a CDS encoding ATP-binding cassette domain-containing protein yields the protein MDEGSYCIRLQEVSKSFVIAKKRVFAIKEFSTLIRSGIITGIVGPDGAGKTTLLRLLSGMLIADHGKIEVLGLNPAQDKEALSTQIGYMPQNFGLYEDLTVEENLELYAELYRIAKKEREKKYEELLNMSGLRPFMKRLSGSLSGGMKQKLALSAVLLSSPKLLLLDEPTVGVDPLSRRELWKILHSLVQIQGLSVLVSSSYLAEAKYCQDIIVLDRGSKLIQGSPSFLEQNAKSIVLLISSEKLSSRDLLLEIASSPFVIDYSFEGNYIRVVIQKDKKEEFLRQYQDVQISSLPAERMLSDCVLSYYHLGRATGFLPEIKEVEISFKKLPKEKVIVVEKLSRFFGKFQAVKKISFSVYTGEIFGILGPNGAGKSTTFRMLCGLLPPTEGKIRVGGVDLRTSAAQARAQIGYVSQKFSLYSNLSVKQNLLFFSRAYGLDRKTTEKRIAVAVNEYELDKYLDWDAGGLPLGFQKRLAIACATLHEPPILFLDEPTSGMDPLSRREFWSRMLRFAQKNTTLLITTHYLEEAEYCDRLIIISSGKILMEGSPHSIKAEFRSTEKPNPTIEDAFIGLIERSAEEN from the coding sequence ATGGATGAAGGCAGCTATTGTATTCGACTCCAAGAAGTAAGCAAATCCTTTGTGATTGCAAAAAAGCGGGTTTTTGCCATAAAGGAATTTTCTACTCTTATACGTTCTGGAATAATAACAGGGATAGTTGGACCGGATGGGGCGGGAAAAACTACTCTTCTGCGCCTTCTATCGGGTATGTTAATTGCCGACCATGGTAAAATAGAAGTTCTAGGTTTAAATCCCGCGCAAGACAAAGAAGCCCTTTCTACGCAAATAGGTTATATGCCCCAGAATTTTGGGCTCTATGAGGATCTGACGGTTGAAGAAAATCTCGAATTGTATGCCGAGCTTTATCGCATAGCTAAAAAAGAAAGAGAAAAGAAATATGAAGAGCTTTTAAACATGTCTGGACTTAGACCATTTATGAAAAGGCTTTCTGGAAGCCTTTCGGGTGGAATGAAACAGAAACTTGCTCTTAGTGCGGTACTACTTTCTTCTCCAAAGTTGCTTCTGCTTGATGAGCCAACGGTTGGTGTGGATCCTTTATCTAGAAGAGAGCTTTGGAAAATATTGCATTCTCTTGTTCAAATTCAAGGTCTATCGGTACTGGTTAGTTCCTCTTATTTAGCCGAAGCCAAATATTGTCAGGATATCATTGTTCTCGATAGAGGCAGCAAGCTCATTCAAGGAAGTCCTTCTTTTTTAGAACAAAATGCAAAGAGTATTGTATTGTTGATTTCTTCTGAGAAATTATCTTCAAGAGATCTCTTATTAGAAATCGCATCCAGTCCTTTTGTGATCGATTATTCTTTCGAAGGAAATTATATCCGAGTGGTCATCCAAAAAGATAAAAAAGAAGAGTTTTTAAGGCAATATCAGGATGTCCAGATTTCTTCTCTACCCGCGGAAAGAATGCTCTCGGATTGTGTTCTTTCCTATTATCACTTAGGGAGGGCGACCGGTTTTTTACCGGAAATAAAAGAGGTTGAAATTAGCTTTAAAAAATTGCCAAAAGAAAAAGTCATCGTTGTTGAAAAGCTCTCTCGGTTTTTTGGCAAATTTCAAGCTGTAAAAAAGATCAGTTTCTCCGTTTATACCGGGGAAATTTTTGGGATACTCGGTCCTAATGGAGCGGGTAAATCAACGACATTCAGGATGCTTTGCGGCCTTTTGCCTCCCACTGAAGGGAAGATTAGGGTAGGAGGGGTTGATTTAAGAACCTCTGCAGCTCAGGCTAGAGCACAAATTGGCTATGTTTCCCAAAAGTTCTCTCTTTATTCAAACTTAAGTGTCAAGCAAAATCTCCTCTTTTTCTCAAGAGCCTATGGCCTGGATAGGAAAACCACAGAAAAAAGAATCGCAGTGGCGGTCAATGAATATGAACTGGACAAGTATCTGGACTGGGATGCAGGAGGTCTTCCTTTGGGTTTTCAAAAACGATTAGCCATAGCTTGCGCAACCCTGCACGAACCGCCTATTCTTTTTCTTGATGAACCTACTTCAGGAATGGATCCCCTGAGTAGAAGGGAATTTTGGTCAAGAATGTTACGCTTTGCCCAGAAAAACACCACCTTGCTTATTACCACCCACTATCTTGAAGAAGCCGAATATTGTGATCGGCTAATCATTATTTCCAGCGGTAAAATATTGATGGAAGGTTCTCCCCATTCGATCAAAGCGGAGTTTCGTTCAACCGAAAAGCCAAATCCAACCATTGAGGATGCCTTCATAGGGCTGATCGAGCGAAGCGCGGAGGAAAATTGA
- the amoB gene encoding bacterial ammonia monooxygenase, subunit AmoB yields MNNVTSHWEKKIKKILYGLAAVIIGSSFSSVSFAVQGMGAKSQEAFLRMRTVVFYDTQFSFAPANRVKVGDEFSCTGKVMLMPTWPQEIPFSGISFFNFFVPGPQVLRKAIWVNEKYFQFNSVVLEKGGTYAYKMVLQARNPGTYPMGPMLSMEEAGPFIGPEEFLTIEGTRGGFTNPVKTLLGNTVDLENYGTARMITWTLLTTVVGIVWLVYWLSKPFTRRLGLVAAGRKDELFNPMDRQVCFLFTVGTIVLVAAAAMITKAQYPVTIPIQETKYYIKPLPPEPTLIQAEVTDATYDVPGRTLSFHIQIKNVGDKPVVLKEFLTANVRFLNPDIPGNNWNPSFPEVNGGPMKVSPSEPINPGETKTVEVSMQSAEWENQRLTMYHETTNRFGGLLFFTDPSGTRQIYAIADQIVIPKFGGTVGGGM; encoded by the coding sequence ATGAATAATGTGACAAGTCATTGGGAAAAAAAGATAAAAAAAATACTTTATGGTTTAGCGGCAGTTATAATAGGTAGTAGCTTTTCTTCAGTCAGCTTTGCTGTACAGGGGATGGGTGCTAAATCACAGGAGGCCTTTTTAAGGATGCGGACGGTTGTTTTCTATGATACCCAATTTTCCTTTGCCCCAGCAAATAGGGTAAAAGTGGGTGATGAGTTTAGCTGTACAGGAAAAGTGATGCTTATGCCGACATGGCCGCAAGAAATTCCTTTTTCAGGGATTTCTTTTTTTAATTTTTTCGTTCCTGGACCTCAGGTCTTAAGGAAAGCCATTTGGGTAAACGAAAAATATTTTCAGTTTAACTCAGTGGTTTTGGAGAAGGGGGGAACTTACGCTTACAAGATGGTGTTGCAAGCCAGAAACCCTGGAACCTATCCGATGGGGCCAATGTTGAGTATGGAGGAAGCTGGGCCGTTTATTGGGCCAGAGGAGTTCCTCACCATTGAGGGGACAAGGGGGGGCTTTACAAACCCTGTGAAGACCTTGTTGGGAAATACGGTGGATCTGGAAAATTATGGTACGGCACGGATGATTACCTGGACACTATTAACGACTGTTGTCGGAATAGTCTGGTTAGTCTATTGGCTGTCTAAGCCTTTTACCCGGAGATTAGGTCTTGTAGCAGCAGGCAGGAAAGATGAACTGTTTAATCCTATGGATAGACAAGTTTGTTTCCTTTTTACTGTGGGGACGATTGTCCTTGTGGCTGCTGCAGCAATGATTACCAAAGCACAATACCCGGTGACTATCCCTATTCAGGAGACCAAGTATTATATTAAACCTCTTCCTCCGGAACCCACATTGATCCAGGCGGAAGTTACGGATGCGACGTATGATGTTCCAGGAAGGACGTTATCTTTTCATATCCAAATTAAAAATGTCGGGGATAAACCGGTCGTGTTGAAAGAATTTCTTACAGCGAACGTGCGGTTTTTAAATCCTGATATTCCTGGAAACAACTGGAATCCTTCGTTCCCTGAAGTCAATGGTGGGCCTATGAAAGTGAGTCCTTCGGAACCGATTAATCCTGGGGAAACAAAAACGGTTGAAGTTTCGATGCAAAGTGCCGAATGGGAAAACCAGAGGCTGACCATGTATCATGAAACAACCAATCGGTTTGGTGGGCTGCTCTTTTTTACTGACCCGAGTGGAACAAGACAGATTTATGCAATTGCTGACCAGATTGTAATTCCGAAATTTGGAGGTACTGTAGGGGGTGGAATGTAA
- the amoC gene encoding bacterial ammonia monooxygenase, subunit AmoC, producing the protein MAQATTQTVSISIPDRSAFSWKNLWIALAIITVFELAVNVYERTFAIAKGLDYFTPEYQTYWMSILYTELILEPTTLIALCSWLWVTRDRAMENLAPAEELRRYWNLGLFVVVYTVLLYWGASYYTEQDGTWHQTVIRDTDFTPSHIIEFYQSYPIYIIAGVGSMVYAMTRLPQYAKAFSVPYAVLVGSPLMIFPNVGLNEFGHTRWFMEELFVAPLHWGFVMFGWGALAILGTWLQICPRVVELIKQVYYGKPATSPAVVLNDPEKAADPALCEI; encoded by the coding sequence ATGGCACAAGCGACAACGCAAACGGTATCGATATCGATTCCGGATAGGTCAGCCTTCTCTTGGAAAAACCTCTGGATCGCTCTGGCGATTATAACGGTCTTTGAGTTAGCCGTTAATGTCTATGAGCGGACCTTTGCTATAGCCAAGGGATTGGACTACTTTACTCCGGAATATCAGACCTATTGGATGAGCATCCTTTATACCGAGCTGATTCTCGAGCCGACTACGCTCATCGCGCTTTGCTCCTGGTTATGGGTGACCAGGGATCGTGCGATGGAAAATCTTGCTCCTGCTGAGGAGTTAAGGCGGTATTGGAACCTGGGGTTATTTGTGGTGGTTTATACCGTACTGCTTTACTGGGGAGCAAGCTACTATACGGAGCAGGACGGCACGTGGCATCAGACGGTGATAAGGGATACAGACTTCACACCGAGCCACATCATTGAGTTCTATCAAAGCTATCCGATCTATATTATAGCTGGGGTTGGATCAATGGTGTATGCCATGACCAGGTTGCCTCAATATGCGAAGGCTTTCTCAGTGCCCTATGCGGTGCTGGTAGGCTCTCCGTTGATGATCTTCCCCAACGTGGGATTGAACGAATTTGGACATACCCGTTGGTTCATGGAAGAGCTGTTTGTGGCACCCTTGCACTGGGGATTCGTCATGTTTGGCTGGGGAGCTTTGGCAATCTTGGGAACTTGGTTGCAGATTTGCCCAAGAGTAGTAGAACTGATCAAACAGGTCTACTATGGCAAGCCAGCTACCTCTCCTGCGGTTGTGTTGAACGACCCTGAGAAAGCTGCGGATCCAGCTCTTTGTGAAATCTGA
- a CDS encoding ABC transporter permease, which yields MKKEFFFTKRLLGFIRKEWIEILRDPSSFGIAFVLPSILLFLFGYGISLDAVHLPIGVVVENPTGLTSSFESSLKNSIYFSPQSYSTIQKAEADFEKGQLLGIVWLRGNWNRETLAFGHGNIETIVNGTDANTARLIEGYLLGVWSTWLKRENSDQNLNGTLPVSPEIRVWFNPALLTRDYLVPGIIVVNMTVVGALLTALVVAREWERGTMEAMLATPLTKREHFIGKLLPYFALGMGGMFFSFLFAVFIFKVPFRGSFWILLTASFFFLLAVLGIGMLISNISRNSFVACMIVIVTSFLPAFMLSGFIFDIHSMPEPIQFFTLLFPARYFIAILQTLFLAGNVWSVIGGNLMILVLFAGIINGISYSLWKKRIE from the coding sequence TTGAAAAAAGAATTTTTTTTTACTAAACGGCTTTTGGGATTCATTCGCAAGGAATGGATCGAAATTCTTAGAGATCCTTCTAGTTTTGGAATCGCATTTGTGCTTCCTTCAATACTACTTTTTTTATTTGGCTACGGTATTTCTCTCGATGCCGTGCACCTGCCGATTGGCGTGGTTGTTGAAAACCCTACAGGACTGACTTCGAGTTTTGAATCAAGTCTAAAAAATTCGATCTATTTTTCACCCCAATCCTATTCAACGATTCAGAAAGCAGAAGCTGATTTTGAAAAAGGCCAGCTTTTAGGCATCGTTTGGCTGAGAGGAAACTGGAATAGGGAAACCCTAGCTTTCGGTCATGGCAATATTGAAACGATTGTGAATGGAACCGATGCCAATACTGCAAGGCTCATCGAAGGCTATCTGTTGGGAGTTTGGTCAACTTGGCTTAAAAGAGAAAATAGTGATCAAAACCTAAACGGAACTCTACCTGTCTCTCCGGAAATCAGGGTTTGGTTTAATCCTGCCTTATTAACAAGAGATTACTTGGTCCCCGGTATAATCGTCGTCAACATGACAGTTGTTGGAGCTTTGTTAACGGCACTCGTTGTTGCCCGGGAATGGGAAAGGGGAACTATGGAAGCTATGCTTGCAACCCCTTTAACTAAGCGGGAACATTTTATAGGCAAGCTGTTGCCTTACTTTGCATTGGGTATGGGAGGGATGTTTTTCTCTTTTTTGTTTGCTGTTTTTATTTTTAAAGTTCCTTTTAGAGGATCGTTTTGGATTCTTTTAACCGCTTCTTTTTTTTTCCTTTTGGCCGTTTTAGGTATTGGCATGTTAATATCGAATATTTCCCGGAATTCTTTTGTCGCCTGTATGATCGTGATCGTGACAAGTTTTCTACCCGCTTTTATGCTTTCTGGTTTTATTTTCGATATCCATTCTATGCCTGAACCTATTCAGTTTTTTACCCTCCTTTTCCCCGCCAGATATTTTATTGCTATTCTTCAAACCCTTTTCCTTGCAGGAAACGTGTGGAGCGTGATCGGCGGCAACCTGATGATTCTTGTTCTTTTTGCAGGGATTATTAATGGGATTTCCTATTCATTGTGGAAAAAAAGGATCGAGTGA
- the amoA gene encoding bacterial ammonia monooxygenase, subunit AmoA — protein sequence MQQVAAEAEARSLERKFDIVVLVSMFLAILSGFHIHQMLTAGDWSFWIDWKDRMWWPVVAPIMDITFPAACQAILWTKFKAPIGATFSCAGLFFGQWMNRYWNFWGWTHYPLNFVFPETLLPQAIVLDGVLMITNNFVVTALIGGELWGWLFYPSNWPMIAPYHVPVEYYGQLMSVADLIQYEYIRTSTPEYIRMVETGTMRSFAGGVLGVSAFFSGFCSVIMYFIWWYFGYFFGWTKFVKHSKV from the coding sequence ATGCAACAAGTAGCTGCAGAAGCCGAAGCAAGATCACTCGAAAGGAAGTTCGACATTGTCGTACTCGTTTCGATGTTTTTGGCAATCCTCTCCGGCTTTCATATTCACCAGATGCTGACAGCGGGTGACTGGTCTTTCTGGATAGACTGGAAAGACAGGATGTGGTGGCCAGTGGTAGCACCCATTATGGATATAACTTTTCCGGCAGCATGTCAGGCAATCCTATGGACAAAATTTAAAGCACCCATAGGAGCTACATTTAGCTGTGCGGGATTGTTTTTTGGTCAGTGGATGAATCGGTATTGGAATTTCTGGGGGTGGACTCACTATCCTCTGAATTTCGTATTTCCTGAAACTCTTCTTCCGCAGGCGATTGTTCTAGATGGTGTGTTAATGATCACCAATAACTTCGTTGTAACCGCCCTGATTGGAGGAGAGCTTTGGGGATGGCTTTTCTATCCTTCAAATTGGCCCATGATTGCTCCATACCACGTTCCCGTGGAGTACTATGGACAGCTCATGAGCGTAGCAGACCTTATCCAATATGAGTATATCCGAACTTCCACTCCTGAGTATATCCGCATGGTTGAGACAGGAACAATGAGAAGCTTTGCTGGGGGTGTTCTTGGAGTATCAGCATTCTTCTCGGGATTCTGTTCTGTAATCATGTACTTCATCTGGTGGTACTTCGGATACTTCTTCGGATGGACGAAGTTTGTAAAACATTCGAAGGTGTAA
- the amoC gene encoding bacterial ammonia monooxygenase, subunit AmoC — protein sequence MAQTTTATTIAIPERSLFSWNRMWLGVGLLSGWYILVNLYERAFAFTKGLDYTSAEYQTYWMNLLLAELALEALAFIAVCTWLWITRDKNLENISPVEELRRYWNLGLFIVVYTVAIYWGASYFTEQDGTWHQTVIRDTDFTPSHIIEFYQSYPIYIILGVGSFMYAITRLPMFARAFSIPYAVLVGSPLMIFPNVGLNEFGHTRWFMEELFVAPLHWGFVAFGWGALAIMGVWLQACPRVYELMKQVYYGKTAASPTKVMDEPEKAADPIYCEV from the coding sequence ATGGCACAAACGACAACTGCTACGACTATTGCTATTCCCGAGAGGTCTCTTTTCTCGTGGAATAGGATGTGGTTGGGCGTGGGTCTACTGAGTGGTTGGTATATACTGGTCAATTTATATGAAAGAGCTTTTGCTTTTACAAAAGGACTGGATTATACCTCCGCTGAGTATCAGACCTATTGGATGAACTTGCTTTTGGCAGAGTTGGCATTGGAAGCTTTGGCTTTCATTGCTGTTTGTACTTGGCTCTGGATAACTCGGGATAAGAATCTGGAAAATATTTCCCCTGTTGAAGAACTCAGAAGATATTGGAACCTGGGATTGTTCATAGTGGTTTATACTGTGGCAATCTATTGGGGAGCCAGTTACTTTACTGAGCAAGACGGGACGTGGCATCAAACTGTTATTCGAGATACTGACTTTACTCCAAGTCATATTATCGAGTTTTATCAGAGCTATCCCATATATATAATCCTTGGGGTAGGTTCTTTCATGTATGCCATTACCCGCCTTCCCATGTTTGCTAGAGCCTTTTCTATCCCCTATGCGGTACTTGTCGGATCTCCCTTGATGATCTTTCCCAATGTAGGGCTCAACGAGTTCGGCCATACCCGGTGGTTCATGGAAGAGCTCTTTGTGGCTCCTTTGCACTGGGGATTTGTAGCCTTTGGGTGGGGAGCCTTGGCCATTATGGGAGTTTGGCTCCAGGCCTGTCCAAGGGTGTATGAGCTCATGAAGCAAGTCTATTATGGAAAGACTGCGGCATCACCGACAAAAGTTATGGATGAGCCTGAAAAAGCGGCTGATCCAATCTATTGTGAAGTGTAA
- the amoA gene encoding bacterial ammonia monooxygenase, subunit AmoA gives MQLSQADVEIKNLERKFDIVVIVSMFFAFIGGYHIHQMLLAGDWSFWIDWKDRMWWPVVAPIADIAFPAAIQSILWTKFKMPIGATFSTVGLFFGQWMNRYWNFWGWGTYPLNFVFPETLIPQAVVLDGVLMISNNFVITALVGGELWGWLFYPANWPMIAPYHVPVEYYGQLMSMADLIQYEYIRTSTPEYIRMVETGTMRSFAGGVLGVSAFFSGFVSACMYFLWWFFGKFFGSTKFVKHSSV, from the coding sequence ATGCAACTTTCACAAGCGGATGTGGAAATAAAAAACCTTGAGAGAAAGTTTGATATTGTGGTCATCGTTTCGATGTTTTTTGCTTTTATTGGTGGATATCATATTCATCAGATGCTTCTGGCTGGGGATTGGTCATTTTGGATCGACTGGAAAGATAGGATGTGGTGGCCTGTGGTTGCGCCAATCGCCGATATCGCTTTTCCAGCGGCCATTCAATCGATCTTATGGACGAAATTTAAAATGCCAATCGGAGCGACCTTTTCAACGGTGGGGCTCTTCTTTGGCCAGTGGATGAACCGGTATTGGAATTTCTGGGGTTGGGGAACCTATCCTTTAAACTTCGTTTTTCCAGAAACCTTAATCCCCCAGGCTGTCGTACTGGATGGAGTTTTAATGATTTCAAATAATTTTGTCATCACTGCCCTTGTGGGGGGAGAACTTTGGGGCTGGCTCTTTTATCCAGCGAATTGGCCTATGATCGCTCCTTACCATGTGCCTGTTGAGTATTATGGCCAATTGATGAGTATGGCTGATCTTATTCAATACGAGTATATCCGGACCTCCACCCCTGAATACATCCGTATGGTGGAGACGGGAACGATGAGGAGCTTTGCAGGTGGCGTGTTGGGTGTATCGGCATTCTTCTCGGGATTTGTTTCAGCCTGTATGTACTTTTTATGGTGGTTTTTTGGGAAGTTTTTTGGGTCAACAAAGTTTGTCAAACACTCGTCGGTTTAG
- a CDS encoding response regulator: protein MNSEPKVYKVLIVDDHTILREGLIQLINSTAGLSVCGAAQNAHEGFELVAKTKPDIVLVDISLPGKSGLELIKDIHAAYPEVAIFVLSMHEESLYAERVLRAGARGYLMKSEGGQKLITSIQKVLAGGISVSDQVANRILQGVSGKRKALSISPIEALSDREFEVFQLIGKGYGSRQIAEQLNLSVKTVEAYRASIKQKLYLKSGPQLVHYAISWQQSQTSGVDSESTPIK from the coding sequence ATGAATAGTGAACCAAAAGTATATAAAGTTTTAATTGTAGATGATCACACTATTTTAAGGGAGGGTTTAATTCAGCTTATAAATTCTACTGCTGGGTTGAGCGTGTGCGGGGCTGCTCAAAACGCTCACGAGGGCTTTGAACTCGTTGCTAAAACAAAGCCTGATATTGTCTTGGTCGATATTTCTCTTCCTGGAAAAAGTGGACTGGAACTGATAAAAGATATTCATGCAGCTTATCCCGAAGTCGCCATATTTGTCCTTTCCATGCACGAAGAGTCTTTATATGCAGAAAGGGTTTTGCGCGCTGGAGCACGTGGATATCTTATGAAAAGTGAGGGAGGTCAAAAACTCATCACTTCTATTCAGAAGGTTCTTGCCGGAGGCATATCGGTTAGTGATCAAGTCGCAAACCGTATCCTTCAAGGTGTATCGGGAAAGAGAAAAGCCTTGTCCATAAGTCCTATCGAAGCCCTGAGTGATAGGGAGTTTGAAGTGTTCCAATTGATCGGGAAGGGCTATGGGAGCCGGCAAATTGCTGAGCAATTGAACTTAAGTGTTAAAACAGTGGAAGCTTATCGAGCAAGTATTAAGCAAAAATTATATCTTAAAAGTGGACCGCAACTTGTTCATTATGCCATTTCTTGGCAACAATCTCAAACAAGTGGTGTTGATTCTGAATCAACTCCTATAAAATAA